Genomic DNA from Cucurbita pepo subsp. pepo cultivar mu-cu-16 chromosome LG13, ASM280686v2, whole genome shotgun sequence:
TTTGAAGCCCATATACTAACAATACTATACGTATCATTGTACAAATTTACTGAACAAAAAACCTCTAAACCATTTATATANaaaaaaaaaaaaaaaaaaaaaaaaaaaaaaaaaaaaaaaaaaaaaaaaaaaaaaaaaaaaaaacttatcaAATCCACTCCCAACACATTTTCAGTTCATTTGCTCACCAATcaagtccaaacccaccaccaGGAACGACAACCCTTGGAACAGCAAGAAGTAGAAGTGAACTCCATGAGCTGACAGCAAGCTTCTGGCTGCTGCAGTGAGCAGCAGAAAGGCAAGAGCCAGCTCTTTTCTATACACcttgtttctcttcttctttgaagCCATTTGCTTCTCTTGTTGGTTCAATTTACTCAACAACTCCAGCCCTGACTCTGAATGTCTCCTTAGAATCTTATCCTCGTTCGATGTTTTCGACTCTCGTTCGGCTAATGCTAGGAAGTCGGATTCTGATGATCGTCCTGTTTTCTTTGTCACGACCCATTCGTATGAGCTTCCGAGCTGGAATAGCCCCGAAATCATGGCGTTGAACTTTGTCACTGACATGGTGTTCTCAAACAAGAGATATGGGATCAAGAAAGGGAAGGATTTTGGGGATGGGAGAATGTTTAGTAAGGACATGAACACTGGGATGTAGCAGATTACCCACAGAGGCAACTCTGCTTCTGGAATGAACATTGTTAATGGAAGAATTATGCAGAACAAAGTGAAGGAGTAAAAGGGAAGTATGAGTTTTCTTAAGAGGAAGAACAGGAATATCAAGTTCGTCTTCTTCCATATTGATATCTGCACAAATCCAAGCAATGTGTTCAAACTTTAAGCTCAATGAGTGGATCATGTGGCGTAGTGTTTGATGAGAGTTTTACCTTTGAAGTAATGATGGAAGGAAGGCATAATCTGAAGAGCTGCATAGGACCAGAATGCCAACGGTGTTGCTGTTTCTTGTAAGCTTCATATGATTCAGGCAATTCACAAAGCACCTTGACATCATTGAGGAAGATGAATTTCCATCCCTCCAAGTGTGCTCGAACTGCGATATCCATGTCCTCCACCGTCGTGCGCTCGAGCCAGCCACCGGATTCCTCAAGCGCTTTCGCTCTCCAAACGCCTGCTGTTCCATTGAATCCAAAGAAGTTGAGAAAAACCCCATTAACTTGCTGCTCAACTTCAAAGTGGAAGCACAAGTTGATGTTTTGGAGTCTGGTAAGCaagttttcttctttgttaaCAAACGCCCAACGAGCTTGGACAAGCCCCACCTCAGGATTTCCCTGTCATGTTCATAAAAACGTAAGCTAAGCTAAGCTCGGGATTTCCGTGTCATGTTCATAAAAACATCATCAGTACCTTGAAATGAGGGATTGTTAGCTTAAGGAAATCTGGGTTGGGCTGGAAATCTGCATCTAAAATAGCTATGAACTCATAATCTTTAACATAATCACAAGCCATGGCGGACTGAAGATTCCCAGCTTTGTACCCAGTTCGGATCAATCTATGTCGATAAACAATATTAGCACCCTTTTCATTCCATGATAGAACTTCTTCTTTGATCAAACGCTGAAGATTTCCATCGTCTGAATCATCAAGAACTTGAATCAAAATCCGATTCCTCGGCCAGTCAAGCTCACAAGCAGCAGCAATCGATTGCGCATAGACCTATTAAACGGAGTTTACAAATCAGAAGATTCATTGAGGAATAAAATCAAACACCTTGTGTCATATGAAATCAGGGGAGTACTGATTCGTTACCTCTCTCTCATTACACATTGGGATTTGAACAAGAA
This window encodes:
- the LOC111808332 gene encoding xyloglucan glycosyltransferase 4-like; this encodes MAPSSVVVTIEKHNSFPLVEINGSDSLLLPEKQKAASPKQLTWVLLLKAHRALFFFSWMAMTMKAVFASVKKRIAHADINEEDSKSRKLYRFIKAFLAISITGLIVEVVAHFKKWNLRMIQPLELEVHGIIQWFYVSWLSFRVDYIAPMVLMLSKFCIVLFLIQSLDRLVLCFGCFWIKYKKIKPTIQDNAYDLEDTSNFPLVLVQIPMCNEREVYAQSIAAACELDWPRNRILIQVLDDSDDGNLQRLIKEEVLSWNEKGANIVYRHRLIRTGYKAGNLQSAMACDYVKDYEFIAILDADFQPNPDFLKLTIPHFKGNPEVGLVQARWAFVNKEENLLTRLQNINLCFHFEVEQQVNGVFLNFFGFNGTAGVWRAKALEESGGWLERTTVEDMDIAVRAHLEGWKFIFLNDVKVLCELPESYEAYKKQQHRWHSGPMQLFRLCLPSIITSKISIWKKTNLIFLFFLLRKLILPFYSFTLFCIILPLTMFIPEAELPLWVICYIPVFMSLLNILPSPKSFPFLIPYLLFENTMSVTKFNAMISGLFQLGSSYEWVVTKKTGRSSESDFLALAERESKTSNEDKILRRHSESGLELLSKLNQQEKQMASKKKRNKVYRKELALAFLLLTAAARSLLSAHGVHFYFLLFQGLSFLVVGLDLIGEQMN